The following is a genomic window from Brevibacterium limosum.
TTGGAGACCTACCTGGAGACCACGGAGAAGGGTGAGCTGGTCGCCACGATCAACTCGGCCGCGGTGATGAGTCCTCGGCTGCGCTACAACATCGGCGACGAGGCCACGCTCATAGACTTCCCCACGATGGTCGAACTCACCCGCCGCCATCCGGATCTGGCGCGGGCCTGTTCGGCGGCGTTCGCCGGCAACGGGATGAAGCTGCCGTTCGTGCTGCTGTTCGGGCGCGCGGATTCGACGATCTCGTATATGGGCGCCAATATCTACCCCCTCGACATCGAGAACGGACTCTACCGCGACAATCCCCGGGCCCACCTCATCGAGTCCTTCCGCATCGAGCTGCGCGAGATCGCCGGCCATGAACAGCGCCCGGCCCTGCACATCCAGCTGCGGGAAGAAGCACCGACCATGTCCGCTGCCGCACGGCACGAGCTCGCGGAGACGATCCGGGCCGGGGTGCTCGGGCATCTGGCGTCGGTGTCGAGGGACTTCGCGCAGAGTCTGGAGGAGGACCCGACCACCGCGGAGATCCACGTCGAGATCCATGCTCACGCCACCGGTCCGTTCGCGACGGCGAACACGAAGATCAAGAACGTCTATGTGCAGAGAACACAGGAGGGCGACAATGCGATCGAATGATTTCTCCCAGGCCCCGCCCCAGGCCCGCGCCGAGGCGTTCTTCCTCGGTGCGAACCGCTACCGCAATCCGCTGGCGATGATGGGCCAGCTGCGGCGGTGGCCGCGGGTGGCCAAAGGGCTGAAAGACTCCGCCGGATACCTGTGGCACCGCAGCTACTTCGAGTTCCCCGACCGGATCGGGCTGATGGTCGCCTTCGCCACCCAGGACGATCTCCTGGCCTATGCGCGCACACCCGAACATCGAGAGATCATGAAGTGGCTGGTCGGAAGCGGCAGGGACTCCCCGGCCCGAGGCGGCTTCATCCGGATCCTCACGGCTGAGGAATGGGGATACACGAATGGTGAGTACCGGGCCGAGGACGGCCGACTGGGCATGATCGACGAGTTCACGAAGCTCAGTTCCGAATGAGACCGCGGCAGGTGAGCTCCCGGGCCAATCTCGCGGAGTTCATCGACCTGGCCCCGCGCCTGGCGCGGGCGCGCGGTGAAGAGGACCACTATGTCCCTCTCTTCGCCGCCGAAATCCGCGACTGGTTCGCTGGGCGGGGTTGGTTCGACGAACCCGTCGAACTGTGGCTGTTCGACAACGGTGCGGGAGAAGCGGCGGCCCGAGTCATGTGCCACCGCTCGACTGCCTTGGCGACCAGACTGCACATCGATCAGGCTTCCGCACCACCTCTGTTCTTCGGTGCCGTCGAAGCCGCCGACGCGCAGGCGCTGGGCGAGCTGATAGCCTTCCTCGTCGAGCGAGCCGAGCAAGTGGCAGCACCGCGGATCTTCGGTCCGGTCTCACCCCTGCCGAACGTCACCGGCGGTCTGCTCACCGAGGGTCAGCACCGGCCCGGCTTCTTCGACACCGCATGGAATCCCGCCTTCTACTGGCCGGCTTTCACCGAGGCCGGGTTCGCCGCCTGGGCTCCCGCGCACACGTGGGAGGTGCCCGTCGGCTCCATTCCTGCGAACCGGGCCACCGCGGTCACCGCCGCCGAATGGGGCAGACGAGGTCTGCGTCGCCGCCATGTCTCTCGGTTCGGTCTGCGCCGCTTCGCCGACCGGCTGCTGCCGACTCTCAACGCGGCCTTTTCCGATCTGCCCTATTACACAGACATCTCGCCCGAGCAGCTGCGCTCGCAGATGCAGGGACTGTCCGCCCTGATGGATCCTGATCTCATCGTCGATATCACCGGTGCGGACGATCCCGCCGACGCCCCGCCTCGCTGCTTCGCACTCGTCGTCCCCGACCCGGTGCCGACCCTGCGCCGCCACGGCGGCCGCCTCGGTGTCCGAGCCGTTCTCGACCTGCTCCGGCACCGCCGCACGATGAGAGACGCCGTGCTCGTCATCCAGGGCACCGACCCCCGCCATCAGGGGTCGGGCCTGCTCAGCCTCGCCATCCGCGAACTCAACTCGGCACTGATCGCCAACGGATATCGACGGCTGCGCGTCACATTCATCGCCGACGACAATCCCGCCTCGGCGGCGGTCTTCGCCCGCTCCGGCGGCAGGGAGATGCACCGGCTCGTGTTCGTCGATCGCAACCTGTCCCCGTCTCCGTCTGAGGAGCGCCGATGACGCTGTCCACCACCCTCGTCGAGTCGCTCTTGACCGTCGCGGCCTCCGCCCCCTCCGCCCACAACACCCAGCCGTGGGTTCCCGAGATCACGGACTGCACGCCCGCGATCGCCGAGGTGCGGGTCGGCGTCGATCCCGCTCGCGCACTGCCGCACGGGGACCCGCGCGGGGAGGATCTCCACCTGAGCATGGGCTGTTGGATCGAATCGTTGGCGATCGCCGCCGCCGAGGCGGGAGTGCACACCGAATCGGTCGCCGTCCGAGGGCGCGGTCCCGCCGTGGACATCCGATTGCGCCTCACCCCAGCGGAATCCAAGGCAGACCCCACCGGGACGGACTCGGCAGCGACGGACGGGAGCACATGGCCCACTTTCACGGCTGCCGACCTCCGCCATCGACAGGTCGACCGCGGCCCCTTGGACCGGGCCGATTCCCGTTTCGCCGAGGCCACGGCGATCTGCCGCCACGCCATGTCCGAAACAGCGGTGCGCCTGGTGGAGATCCCCGACCGCGCCTGGCGCGGATGGCTGCGTCGAGCCGCGCTGCATTCCTATGGCGACCGGTCGGTGTTTGCAGAGACCCTGCGCTGGCTGCGCTTCGACACCGACGATCCGCGCTACCGCCAGGACGGTCTCACCGCCGAGTGTCTGCGCATCCCCGCGGTGGCAGTGCGAGCCGCAGCAGTCCTCGATCGGCCCTGTCTGCATCCCTGGATCGTCGGCCTGGCATCGGCGGGCCTCACACCGGTCTCGCTGGCAGGCGCGGTGATGAAGCCGTTCGCGAGGTCACGACTCGCGACGCTGACTCATTCGCTGCGTGACAGGTTCCCCCGGGCATCTGCAGCGACGGAACCCGCGGCGGCAGCTCGCCC
Proteins encoded in this region:
- a CDS encoding GNAT family N-acetyltransferase; this encodes MSSRANLAEFIDLAPRLARARGEEDHYVPLFAAEIRDWFAGRGWFDEPVELWLFDNGAGEAAARVMCHRSTALATRLHIDQASAPPLFFGAVEAADAQALGELIAFLVERAEQVAAPRIFGPVSPLPNVTGGLLTEGQHRPGFFDTAWNPAFYWPAFTEAGFAAWAPAHTWEVPVGSIPANRATAVTAAEWGRRGLRRRHVSRFGLRRFADRLLPTLNAAFSDLPYYTDISPEQLRSQMQGLSALMDPDLIVDITGADDPADAPPRCFALVVPDPVPTLRRHGGRLGVRAVLDLLRHRRTMRDAVLVIQGTDPRHQGSGLLSLAIRELNSALIANGYRRLRVTFIADDNPASAAVFARSGGREMHRLVFVDRNLSPSPSEERR